The following coding sequences are from one Triticum aestivum cultivar Chinese Spring chromosome 5A, IWGSC CS RefSeq v2.1, whole genome shotgun sequence window:
- the LOC123103878 gene encoding bHLH transcription factor RHL1 isoform X1 yields the protein MQPTAREMQAMAAAGQISLDDLRGGHAGGNNGGAGGVHDDFLDQMFGSLPPSAWHDLAAGAKPEDGGQGEGMQQQQQQQLFGGPYDDSVMLASRLRQHQISGGPGGAAASAKQMVLQQLADLRQGHHSNMLLQGMGRSPSIGGGGGEGGLLLPLTLGNGGSGGDVQALLKAAANSAGGDAGVFGGFTGSLQQQQHFQPHPQQQTAPMPSQTFGRAGGAPGGGAQPQQQAGGGGGGGPPAPPRQRVRARRGQATDPHSIAERLRRERIAERMKALQELVPNANKTDKASMLDEIIDYVKFLQLQVKVLSMSRLGGAAAVAPLVADMSSEGRGGAAAGAADGSDGLTVTEQQVAKLMEEDMGAAMQYLQGKGLCLMPVSLASAISSATCQLRPPAAAAGGPFTAAQHMSAAMRMGVGDGGVPASPSMSVLTAQSAMANGGACANDGEGSHPKDAASVSKP from the exons ATGCAGCCGACGGCCCGGGAAATGCAAGCCATGGCCGCCGCCGGCCAGATCTCCCTCGACGACCTGCGCGGCGGCCACGCGGGGGGCAACAATGGTGGCGCCGGCGGCGTGCACGACGACTTCCTCGACCAGATGTTCGGCAGCCTGCCGCCCTCCGCCTGGCACGACCTTGCCGCCGGGGCCAAGCCCGAGGACGGAGGGCAGGGCGAGGggatgcagcagcagcaacagcagcagctgtTTGGGGGCCCTTACGACGACTCGGTGATGCTGGCGTCGCGGCTCCGGCAGCACCAGATtagcggcggccctggcggcgccgccgcctccgcgaaGCAGATGGTGCTGCAGCAGCTCGCCGATCTGAGGCAGGGCCACCACAGCAACATGCTCCTCCAGGGCATGGGCCGCTCGCCgtccatcggcggcggcggcggggagggcggcctGCTGCTCCCACTCACCCTCGGCAACGGCGGATCGGGCGGCGACGTGCAGGCCCTCCTGAAAGCCGCCGCCAATTCCGCC GGAGGGGACGCCGGCGTCTTCGGCGGCTTCACCGGATCGCTCCAGCAGCAGCAACATTTCCAGCCGCATCCACAG CAGCAAACGGCGCCCATGCCGAGCCAGACCTTTGGCAGAGCAGGAGGTGCTCCCGGCGGCGGGGCGCAACCACAACAACAagccgggggaggaggaggcggcggcccgccggcgccgccgaggCAGCGGGTGCGAGCGCGGCGAGGCCAGGCCACCGACCCACACAGCATCGCGGAGCGA CTTCGCCGGGAGAGGATCGCCGAGAGGATGAAGGCCCTGCAAGAGCTGGTGCCCAACGCCAACAAG ACGGACAAGGCGTCGATGCTGGACGAGATCATCGACTACGTCAAGTTCCTGCAGCTCCAAGTCAAG GTGCTGAGCATGAGCCGGCTGGGTGGCGCCGCTGCCGTCGCGCCGCTCGTGGCCGACATGTCCTCGGAG gggcgaggcggcgcggccgcCGGAGCGGCGGACGGGAGCGACGGCCTGACGGTGACGGAGCAGCAGGTGGCCAAGCTGATGGAGGAGGACATGGGCGCCGCCATGCAGTACCTGCAGGGGAAGGGCCTCTGCCTCATGCCGGTTTCCCTCGCCTCCGCCATCTCCTCCGCCACGTGCCAGCTCCGCCCCCCGGCCGCCGCGGCCGGTGGCCCCTTCACCGCCGCGCAACACATGAGCGCCGCCATGCGCATgggcgtcggcgacggcggcgtcccGGCGTCGCCGAGCATGTCCGTGCTCACGGCGCAGTCGGCGATGGCCAACGGCGGAGCCTGCGCCAACGACGGCGAGGGGTCGCATCCCAAGGACGCCGCGTCAGTCTCCAAGCCGTGA
- the LOC123103878 gene encoding bHLH transcription factor RHL1 isoform X2: protein MQPTAREMQAMAAAGQISLDDLRGGHAGGNNGGAGGVHDDFLDQMFGSLPPSAWHDLAAGAKPEDGGQGEGMQQQQQQQLFGGPYDDSVMLASRLRQHQISGGPGGAAASAKQMVLQQLADLRQGHHSNMLLQGMGRSPSIGGGGGEGGLLLPLTLGNGGSGGDVQALLKAAANSAGGDAGVFGGFTGSLQQQQHFQPHPQQTAPMPSQTFGRAGGAPGGGAQPQQQAGGGGGGGPPAPPRQRVRARRGQATDPHSIAERLRRERIAERMKALQELVPNANKTDKASMLDEIIDYVKFLQLQVKVLSMSRLGGAAAVAPLVADMSSEGRGGAAAGAADGSDGLTVTEQQVAKLMEEDMGAAMQYLQGKGLCLMPVSLASAISSATCQLRPPAAAAGGPFTAAQHMSAAMRMGVGDGGVPASPSMSVLTAQSAMANGGACANDGEGSHPKDAASVSKP from the exons ATGCAGCCGACGGCCCGGGAAATGCAAGCCATGGCCGCCGCCGGCCAGATCTCCCTCGACGACCTGCGCGGCGGCCACGCGGGGGGCAACAATGGTGGCGCCGGCGGCGTGCACGACGACTTCCTCGACCAGATGTTCGGCAGCCTGCCGCCCTCCGCCTGGCACGACCTTGCCGCCGGGGCCAAGCCCGAGGACGGAGGGCAGGGCGAGGggatgcagcagcagcaacagcagcagctgtTTGGGGGCCCTTACGACGACTCGGTGATGCTGGCGTCGCGGCTCCGGCAGCACCAGATtagcggcggccctggcggcgccgccgcctccgcgaaGCAGATGGTGCTGCAGCAGCTCGCCGATCTGAGGCAGGGCCACCACAGCAACATGCTCCTCCAGGGCATGGGCCGCTCGCCgtccatcggcggcggcggcggggagggcggcctGCTGCTCCCACTCACCCTCGGCAACGGCGGATCGGGCGGCGACGTGCAGGCCCTCCTGAAAGCCGCCGCCAATTCCGCC GGAGGGGACGCCGGCGTCTTCGGCGGCTTCACCGGATCGCTCCAGCAGCAGCAACATTTCCAGCCGCATCCACAG CAAACGGCGCCCATGCCGAGCCAGACCTTTGGCAGAGCAGGAGGTGCTCCCGGCGGCGGGGCGCAACCACAACAACAagccgggggaggaggaggcggcggcccgccggcgccgccgaggCAGCGGGTGCGAGCGCGGCGAGGCCAGGCCACCGACCCACACAGCATCGCGGAGCGA CTTCGCCGGGAGAGGATCGCCGAGAGGATGAAGGCCCTGCAAGAGCTGGTGCCCAACGCCAACAAG ACGGACAAGGCGTCGATGCTGGACGAGATCATCGACTACGTCAAGTTCCTGCAGCTCCAAGTCAAG GTGCTGAGCATGAGCCGGCTGGGTGGCGCCGCTGCCGTCGCGCCGCTCGTGGCCGACATGTCCTCGGAG gggcgaggcggcgcggccgcCGGAGCGGCGGACGGGAGCGACGGCCTGACGGTGACGGAGCAGCAGGTGGCCAAGCTGATGGAGGAGGACATGGGCGCCGCCATGCAGTACCTGCAGGGGAAGGGCCTCTGCCTCATGCCGGTTTCCCTCGCCTCCGCCATCTCCTCCGCCACGTGCCAGCTCCGCCCCCCGGCCGCCGCGGCCGGTGGCCCCTTCACCGCCGCGCAACACATGAGCGCCGCCATGCGCATgggcgtcggcgacggcggcgtcccGGCGTCGCCGAGCATGTCCGTGCTCACGGCGCAGTCGGCGATGGCCAACGGCGGAGCCTGCGCCAACGACGGCGAGGGGTCGCATCCCAAGGACGCCGCGTCAGTCTCCAAGCCGTGA